The uncultured Ilyobacter sp. nucleotide sequence CTATTTATGGGTAATTTTATTTTTTAAATTTTTAATACGCTGTGTTTTACTTAGAAATTAATCAGGATTTTTAACATACTCAGTAAGTTCTTTTACAAATTCCATTGTTTTGCTGTTTTTATCATAGATTGGATTGAATTCTACAATGTCAACAGATGTAATAGTATAATTTTTAAATAAATATTTGAAACTATGGAAAATATCATCCGGGGCAAGGCCACCTCTAACAGGAAGGCTAACACCTGGGGCGTACTCAGGATTGATAACATCGATGTCGAAACTTATATGTAGGTTGTCTACATCTAAATACTCTCTGATCTCATCTAAAACTATGTCTATTCCTCTCTGAGCGATCTCGTCATAAAATACAACCTTTACTCCACTTTTATTTATGATATCCCTTTCCTGTTCATCAAGATCCCTTACACCAAATAATACAACATTCTCACTTTTTATTTTAGGACCGTCATAAAAACAGTTACATAGATCCTCGTCCCCTAGTCCCTGTAAAAGTGCAAGAGGCATACCGTGAATATTTCCAGTAAGTGTGCTTTCTTGAGTGTTCATATCACCATGGGCATCCATCCAAATGACCCCTATATTTTTTTCTTTGGCCACCCCTGCTATAGTCCCTATGGCTATAGAATGATCCCCTCCTATTGTAATAGGCCTATAACCGTCTTTTACAGCCGTATTTACAGTGTGAGCGATTCTTTCACAAGTATCAAGAATGGTGTTTTTATATCTCAGATTTTGGACGGAAAAATCTTCCTTTTGTCTTTCTATTTCGATAACTTCCATTTCGTCAAAGACATCTGGATAGTTGTCCCAGAGAGCTTCTAATCCGAATTCTATACCTGTTTTGTTTGCCCCTAGATTCATAGGAACACCAAATAGCTGGTTTTTCATTTTTTCTGTGTAGATGTATACTGCATCTTCTTCCTCAATTACATTAATATATTGGAGTTCATGGTCGTCCATTCCCTGTATATGAAGCTCAGCATCTTTAAGCTCTTTTATGTGTTCTATTATGTCTGAGGTTATTCTTTCACCAGGACATATAATAGGTATTCCAGGGGGATAAGCCATTATAAGCTCTCCACAGATTTTTCCCTCACTTTCAGCAAAGAGAATTTTGTTCTTCACACTGTTAAAGGCCTCTCTTGGTATAAGTACAGGTTCAGGAATAGCTGGCATTTTTAGGGATTTTCTGTGAATTTCGTCTTTACCGAAGAATCTTTCACTTATATCCCGGAGTGCATCACTAAGCTTTCCTATACTTTCTTCAGAGTCACCTAGGGTGATTATAGCCAAAACATTATAGTAGTCTGAAAGTTCAACTTGTATATTATATTGCTCTACTAGGAGAGTTTCTAGCTGAAAACCTGTCAATCCAAGGTCTCTAGCTGTTATTGTCAGCTTTGTAGGATCAAAGGCATAGATACCCTCTCTTCCAACTATCTCTATTCCAAAGGAAGATACTCCAGGGATTTTATTGACTTCACTTCTGAGTTTGTGAGAAAGGGCAATAGTCCTAGTCAGAAGTTCTCTTCCCTCAGTTGCAATCTGCCTTCTTGCACAGTCAAGAGATGCCATCAGGATATATGAAGGAGAAGTTGTGTGAAGTAGACTTAATATCTGCTGTACTCTATTTTGGTCGACCCTGTCAGAGTTTACATGCAAAAGAGACATCTGAGTGAGAGCACCAATTATTTTATGAGTGCTTTGAGCACAGATATCTGCTCCTGCATCCACTGCAGAGATGGGCAAATCTTCATGAAAATGAAGGTGAGGTCCGTGAGCCTCATCAACAACTAGAGGTATATCGTAGCTGTGTGCAATATCAGCGATTCTCTTGATATCTGTTGCAACACCATAATATGTAGGATTTATTATAAGAACAGCCTTTATATCAGAATGCTGTTTTAACATTTTTTCAACTGTTTCAGGTTTTACACCGTGTGCAATTCCTAAGTCATCATCAATCTCAGGGTTCATATATATAGGTTCTGCACCACTTAAAATTATTGCTGCAGTTACAGATTTATGAACATTTCTTGGAACAAGAATTTTTTCTCCTGATTTTACAACTGACATTATCATTGCCTGGATGGCACCAGATGTACCATTGACTGCAAAAAAACTTTTCTTTACACCGTAAGCATCGGCAGCAAGATCTTGAGCCTCTTTTATGCAGCTTTTTGGCTGATGCAGTCCGTCTACCATCTTAAAGATAGTAACGTCTATGGAAAAAGCATTTTTGCCTATAAAGTCAAAGTACTCCTTATCCATTCCTGCACCTCTTTTGTGACCCGGTACGTGAAAGGGGACGATTCCTCTCTTTGCATATACATCTTTCAATGTGGAAAATAGCGGGGTCATGTTTTGATTTAACTTAGTCATATCTCCTCCTTTTTTATCATCCTGCTAGATGATATTTTTTCTAATATTTATAAATGAATTTAAATAAAATAGTCTCTTATAATTATTTACAACTGACACTGAGGGAATCTTTTAAAAAGAATTATTATAGCCTTCTTTTAGTTTGACGAGACATTCTATTCCTTTTCTTTACAATAGTCAAATAGTATTTTTAAAATATTATATTTAAGTTTAGCAGTGAAAAAAATAATGATGGATGCATTAGGTCGAAAGTCTTTAAAAATAAGGTTTTGAAGAAATTAATTAGTTTTATTACAGTAAAATCAAATGTGATCCGGAGTTTTTTATTAAAAAAAATAGAAAATTTCCCCTTAAATTTAAATTTTCAACACAATAAAAGCCTGTTAAAAATCAATAAATGATTATTTAACAGACCCTTATGAAATTTAAATAAATTATTTTGGTTTATACTTACTTTTAGAGTATATTTTTGTACCAAACATTCATACTCTCTATATTTCCGAATATATTTGTGTTGTTGGTCAGTGTTCCTGTGTACTCATACCTATTTCTCGCAAAGGCTTTATTCATACCTTGAGACCTAGCACGGGCAATGGTGTAAAGTATTCTGAAATTTCTTTTCTTTAGTTCAACCTCCATTGCTTTTAACAATAAACTTGCAAGTCCTGTCTTTCTATATTCTATATCAGTTGCGAAGTCAGTCATCTCAGAAGTCATGTTTTCCCTGTCGGTTTCTGAGGATGATAGGGCAACGAGCCTATCGTCGTGCCAGACACCAAAATAGAGAACGTTGTCTTTCATCGTTTCTAAGATGTAGTTTTCGTCGTGTATCGGAAAAGGATAAGTTTCAAAAACTTTTTCATATAATAAGGCCATCTCCTCAATATCACTTTCACCACAGACACGGATTTTAAATTTATCAGCTAATTTTCTGAGGTTGAATGTATCTACATTTTTTGAATTATAGAGTACATTTTGGATTACCTCTTCGTCAGGTTCGCTTTTTCTGTTTTCGTTTAGGTATTTTGACATAAAATATAAATTTTCACCATTCTTAAAAAAACCAGGAACGTGTGCTTCTCTGATATAGTCATTTTCTAAAAAATAACCATAAGAAGTTGTGGGAACCTTGGCAATAATTTTACCATATCTATTCTTGTAGGCAAGATCATAAAGATTAGTGAATATGTGAGGGATATCTCTAGTGTCTAACTTCATAAGATAAACTCTGTTATTATTGTTTCCATGATGAACAATTGAGTTTGAAATTTTTTCTATTTTATCTTCATCCTCTGCCTCTTCACCTTCTCTTCTTTCTATTCTCTGGTTATTGTCAGGTGTGAGAGATATATCATCATTGGTATCTGATAAAAGTTTGGTTATTCCCACACTGTTGTAGTCTACTACCCCGTCGAGATTTAAATGTAGGTTACAAGTGTCACAGTCGTCATCACATAGCTGAGTTTTATAATTATCAGGTTCTCTATAAGTGGTAATAACTCCCTCATAATTACGAAGTATTACCTTGTTTTGTGACCAAGAAATGAGGTAACTTGGCATAACTGGTATCTTACCACCTCCGCCAGGTGCATCTATGACATATCTAGGAATAGCAAAACCACTTGTATGCCCGATGAGACTCTCTATTATTTCTATGCCTTTTCCAACAGGAGTTCTAAAGTGACTAAGACCTTCTGAAAGATCACATTGATAAAGATAATATGGACGAATCCTGTTTGAAACAAGGTTATGAACCAGTTTTTTCATGATCTTAGGGCAGTCATTGACCCTGGCCAATAGAACAGACTGGTTACCTAAAGGTATTCCCGCATCAGCTAGTTTGACAACTGATTTTTTAGATTCTTCTGTAAATTCTTTAGGATGGTTGAAATGAGTATTGATCCATA carries:
- the ablA gene encoding lysine 2,3-aminomutase, yielding MYKKINKEEIVKKLDSEASISQWYDWKWQLKNSIKDIETLESVFSIELDAKDKKSMKKTIEQFPFAATPYYLSLIDIDDYKNDPVYKQAVPDIEELNLTNCDMSDPLHEDHDSPVPGITHRYPDRVLLLVSNVCSMYCRHCTRKRKVGDMDNIPDKDAIMNGIEYIKSHSEIRDVLLSGGDPFLLSDHYLDWILSELKKIPHVEVIRIGTRTPVVLPQRITDDLINVLKKHHPIWINTHFNHPKEFTEESKKSVVKLADAGIPLGNQSVLLARVNDCPKIMKKLVHNLVSNRIRPYYLYQCDLSEGLSHFRTPVGKGIEIIESLIGHTSGFAIPRYVIDAPGGGGKIPVMPSYLISWSQNKVILRNYEGVITTYREPDNYKTQLCDDDCDTCNLHLNLDGVVDYNSVGITKLLSDTNDDISLTPDNNQRIERREGEEAEDEDKIEKISNSIVHHGNNNNRVYLMKLDTRDIPHIFTNLYDLAYKNRYGKIIAKVPTTSYGYFLENDYIREAHVPGFFKNGENLYFMSKYLNENRKSEPDEEVIQNVLYNSKNVDTFNLRKLADKFKIRVCGESDIEEMALLYEKVFETYPFPIHDENYILETMKDNVLYFGVWHDDRLVALSSSETDRENMTSEMTDFATDIEYRKTGLASLLLKAMEVELKKRNFRILYTIARARSQGMNKAFARNRYEYTGTLTNNTNIFGNIESMNVWYKNIL
- a CDS encoding aminotransferase class I/II-fold pyridoxal phosphate-dependent enzyme — translated: MTKLNQNMTPLFSTLKDVYAKRGIVPFHVPGHKRGAGMDKEYFDFIGKNAFSIDVTIFKMVDGLHQPKSCIKEAQDLAADAYGVKKSFFAVNGTSGAIQAMIMSVVKSGEKILVPRNVHKSVTAAIILSGAEPIYMNPEIDDDLGIAHGVKPETVEKMLKQHSDIKAVLIINPTYYGVATDIKRIADIAHSYDIPLVVDEAHGPHLHFHEDLPISAVDAGADICAQSTHKIIGALTQMSLLHVNSDRVDQNRVQQILSLLHTTSPSYILMASLDCARRQIATEGRELLTRTIALSHKLRSEVNKIPGVSSFGIEIVGREGIYAFDPTKLTITARDLGLTGFQLETLLVEQYNIQVELSDYYNVLAIITLGDSEESIGKLSDALRDISERFFGKDEIHRKSLKMPAIPEPVLIPREAFNSVKNKILFAESEGKICGELIMAYPPGIPIICPGERITSDIIEHIKELKDAELHIQGMDDHELQYINVIEEEDAVYIYTEKMKNQLFGVPMNLGANKTGIEFGLEALWDNYPDVFDEMEVIEIERQKEDFSVQNLRYKNTILDTCERIAHTVNTAVKDGYRPITIGGDHSIAIGTIAGVAKEKNIGVIWMDAHGDMNTQESTLTGNIHGMPLALLQGLGDEDLCNCFYDGPKIKSENVVLFGVRDLDEQERDIINKSGVKVVFYDEIAQRGIDIVLDEIREYLDVDNLHISFDIDVINPEYAPGVSLPVRGGLAPDDIFHSFKYLFKNYTITSVDIVEFNPIYDKNSKTMEFVKELTEYVKNPD